From the genome of Anopheles moucheti chromosome 3, idAnoMoucSN_F20_07, whole genome shotgun sequence, one region includes:
- the LOC128305160 gene encoding WD repeat-containing protein on Y chromosome, with product MSDGIRRARSVQLKYLATLHQIGKPLEEPIVGRHFRLPERPRPSEHPVFDMSLLYIPIYCHLVLHPPEEIVRPPTPELITRARMEKAVENWMD from the exons ATGTCTGACGGCATCAGGAGAGCGCGAAGCGTACAGCTGAAATACTTGGCTACGTTACACCAGATAGGGAAACCGCTGGAGGAACCGATTGTTGGTAGACATTTTAGGCTTCCGGAACGCCCACGACCGTCCGAACATCCCGTGTTCGATATGTCGCTGCTGTAT ATTCCAATCTATTGCCACCTTGTGCTACATCCACCGGAAGAGATTGTTCGTCCACCGACGCCGGAATTAATTACGCGAGCCCGCATGGAGAAGGCGGTGGAAAATTGGATGGATTGA
- the LOC128303581 gene encoding P-granule-associated novel protein 1-like produces MGWLHSLSLLSVLFACSFVTAEYSYPNYPPSQRQTSYPTSKTNTYWHRYVCRESNPSYQCIFRDVSIDRNTPGAYFGDVEITHNSQKNITFKNSVMRKLPETLLDSFREVELLELSGLQLEEIAPNAFAYGNHIRELYMGYNNIHVLPQGVFQNMRSLKRLTLDRNHLEYLPWNIFADTSNLFELSIVNNNLQRIGDNTFENVKKMENLELSSNNLTYINLSLIPSLKYGNVSSNLLTTLAIPVAVAELDASHNRIATVTGPNNTELESLFLQHNNLTNIAWLKRYSGLIVLDLSYNELEKVTDNHFKNSYRLEKLYLSNNRLVALNLISAPIGTLKILDVRHNHLLHVERNVNQFNTLEELYLDHNAIVTLKLRPNNALQNLTLSHNDWDCKNLGELFQNVSKSAINDLDRSCKADYQLKQGICCKESDKPYLDRLIQQISLTSVAEKQQRAEGRCSASDTINSVRNLTDFITQQGELAQSNPQLQTEINQLNVDVQRLTYQQSQYEQLLQLLHTEVDNTLRRYRVTKQGLVHPSVNLRKAFEHLNIRRTFKEGETKKRQSEANLKQQEVASLEQDNVTLENMLEEKKNNTRVINKATKVTTSKVHRLEANRNSNAPARQITK; encoded by the exons ATGGGCTGGCTGCACAGCTTATCACTTTTAAG TGTTTTATTCGCCTGCAGTTTCGTTACTGCTGAGTATAGTTACCCAAACTACCCACCAAGCCAGAGGCAAACCAGCTATCCGACGTCAAAAACTAATACCTACTGGCACCGGTACGTTTGCCGGGAATCTAATCCGAGCTACCAATGTATATTCCGCGATGTGTCAATCGATAGAAATACTCCCGGTGCTTACTTCGGTGATGTTGAGATAACGCATAACAGCCAGAAAAAcattacattcaaaaactcagTCATGAGAAAGCTACCGGAGACATTATTGGACTCGTTCAGAGAAGTCGAGCTGCTCGAACTGAGTGGTCTTCAGCTAGAGGAAATCGCACCGAACGCCTTCGCATACGGTAACCACATCCGGGAACTGTATATGGGCTACAACAATATTCACGTATTACCACAGGGTGTGTTTCAAAACATGAGGTCTCTCAAAAGATTGACGCTGGATCGGAACCACCTCGAGTATTTGCCATGGAACATCTTTGCCGATACATCTAATCTCTTCGAACTGTCGATTGTGAACAACAACCTGCAGCGTATCGGTGATAATACCTtcgaaaatgttaaaaaaatggaaaatctagAATTGTCCAGCAATAATCTCACCTACATTAACCTTTCGCTCATTCCGAGCCTAAAATATGGAAATGTCAGTTCCAACCTGCTTACGACATTGGCAATCCCGGTGGCTGTGGCAGAACTGGATGCCTCGCACAATCGCATCGCCACTGTGACGGGTCCAAACAATACAGAGCTCGAGAGTCTCTTTTTGCAACATAACAATCTAACAAACATCGCATGGCTTAAGCGCTATTCCGGACTGATCGTTTTGGATCTTTCATACAATGAGCTAGAAAAGGTAACAGACAATCACTTCAAGAATTCGTACCGTCTAGAGAAATTATACCTGTCTAACAACCGGCTGGTGGCATTGAACCTGATTTCCGCACCTATCGGAACACTCAAGATACTCGATGTCCGGCACAACCATCTACTGCATGTGGAAAGGAATGTGAATCAGTTCAATACGCTAGAGGAGCTGTATCTCGATCACAACGCGATCGTAACGCTCAAGCTCAGGCCCAATAACGCACTTCAAAATCTCACACTATCGCACAACGATTGGGATTGCAAAAATCTGGGTGAACTGTTTCAAAACGTGTCGAAATCGGCAATAAATGACCTTGACCGCTCCTGCAAGGCAGACTACCAACTAAAGCAAGGCATTTGCTGCAAGGAAAGTGACAAACCGTACCTGGACCGACTGATACAGCAGATCAGTTTGACGAGCGTTGCAGAAAAGCAACAGCGTGCCGAAGGGCGTTGCAGTGCATCGGACACAATCAATAGCGTCCGGAATTTGACCGATTTCATTACTCAGCAAGGCGAACTGGCGCAATCTAATCCACAGCTCCAGACCGAAATTAACCAACTGAATGTCGATGTTCAACGGCTAACGTACCAACAGTCGCAATATGAGCAACTGCTTCAACTGTTGCACACCGAGGTCGATAATACGCTGCGTCGCTACCGCGTGACAAAGCAAGGATTGGTGCATCCGAGCGTAAACCTCCGCAAGGCGTTCGAACATCTGAATATTCGACGTACGTTCAAggaaggagaaacaaaaaaacgccaaTCGGAAGCAAATCTCAAACAACAGGAAGTGGCATCATTGGAACAGGATAACGTAACCCTTGAAAACATGctggaagagaagaaaaataacacGCGTGTCATCAATAAGGCTACGAAGGTCACAACAAGTAAAGTGCATCGTTTGGAGGCAAATCGTAATAGCAACGCGCCGGCAAGACAAATAACTAAGTGA
- the LOC128305195 gene encoding uncharacterized protein LOC128305195 — protein sequence MQPIGGRKLLDLRHWVPLVVLVFGAKLSLEATGEIVICNYEKFHLFDSMYRPRTDNFCVFNDVYLGSDVKGADFLASSLDYKRVAFANSKFPQVPPSLFKNFDDIRELYVRRCSVEMLKITRLLEKVYAGGNRITGVQLDGNASNSLRELYLDGNRLQGLANLTNLPAMEVLVLENNPLLGNVDLAQFGRMERLWKLDLERIGMNRISNGLKRPLAELRRLDLSNNALTYVHVRMFRTFPSLEHLWLHGNRLYFMEADQVRSLVPAIRSIVIDDNLWGCGHLALLGKQLRDHGIIIRLGNCRTDRAIYRVCCSDETDVVDTRYLIEMGIRHETRVQQDVRELRAENDFLRRDLERLKSQLGELMVNLTRPIEPTADETVQVVAEESGEQPESNAASSFEEYEEDGNEK from the coding sequence ATGCAACCGATCGGTGGCCGAAAGCTGCTCGATCTGCGACATTGGGTACCGCTGGTGGTGCTAGTGTTCGGCGCTAAACTCTCCCTGGAAGCGACCGGTGAGATTGTGATTTGCAACTACGAAAAGTTCCACCTGTTCGACAGCATGTACCGGCCGCGGACGGACAACTTCTGCGTGTTCAACGATGTGTATCTCGGGAGTGACGTGAAGGGGGCCGACTTTCTGGCGAGCAGTCTCGACTACAAGCGTGTCGCGTTTGCGAACTCCAAGTTCCCGCAGGTGCCACCGTCGCTGTTCAAGAACTTCGATGATATACGAGAGCTGTACGTGAGGCGGTGCTCGGTCGAGATGCTGAAGATTACGCGTTTGCTAGAGAAAGTGTACGCGGGTGGCAATCGGATCACGGGTGTCCAGCTGGACGGTAACGCCTCGAACAGTTTGCGCGAGCTGTATCTCGATGGTAACAGACTGCAGGGGTTAGCTAATCTTACCAACCTGCCCGCCATGGAGGTGTTGGTGCTGGAGAACAACCCACTGCTCGGCAATGTGGATCTGGCACAGTTCGGCCGTATGGAGCGGCTGTGGAAGCTTGATCTCGAGCGGATCGGGATGAACCGCATCAGCAACGGATTGAAGCGACCATTAGCCGAGCTGCGACGACTCGATCTCTCCAATAACGCGCTGACGTACGTGCATGTGCGCATGTTCCGAACCTTCCCGAGCCTCGAACACCTCTGGCTGCACGGTAACAGGCTGTACTTCATGGAGGCGGACCAGGTCCGTTCGCTCGTGCCCGCCATCCGCAGCATCGTTATCGACGACAACCTTTGGGGCTGCGGCCATCTGGCGCTGCTGGGTAAACAGCTGCGCGACCATGGTATCATCATCCGTCTTGGCAACTGTCGCACAGACCGTGCGATTTATCGCGTGTGCTGTTCGGACGAGACGGACGTTGTCGACACGCGCTACCTCATCGAAATGGGCATTAGGCACGAGACGCGCGTTCAGCAGGACGTGCGAGAGCTGCGAGCAGAGAACGATTTCCTTCGCCGGGATTTGGAGCGTCTGAAAAGTCAGCTTGGTGAGCTGATGGTGAACCTTACGCGACCCATCGAACCAACGGCCGATGAGACAGTGCAGGTGGTTGCTGAAGAGTCCGGCGAGCAGCCGGAAAGTAACGCAGCATCTTCCTTCGAGGAGTACGAGGAGGATGGAAACGAAAAGTGA